Proteins encoded within one genomic window of Bradyrhizobium sp. CB1717:
- a CDS encoding substrate-binding domain-containing protein, with the protein MAARRLSVAFALLCGLAVGVAASFAEDRAIVLATTTSTQESGLLDHLLPIFRDKTGIDVRVIARRADEVLDGARKGEADVVLTHARPQEEKFVADGFAVKRFDVMYNDYVLIGPKSDPAGVKGKDIATALKAIEAKGAPFVTRGDRSGTHAAELALWIVAGIDIAAAKGAWYREAKQGMDAALEAARTANAYVLSDRGSWIGFRDRGDLDVVVEGDKRLLNQYGVMLMNPDKFPNVKKELGQTFVDWLISPEGQAAIAAYKVDGQQLFFPNADKTGG; encoded by the coding sequence ATGGCCGCTCGCCGCCTGTCCGTCGCATTCGCGCTTCTCTGCGGCCTTGCTGTGGGCGTTGCGGCCTCCTTCGCGGAGGATCGCGCGATCGTGCTGGCCACGACGACATCGACGCAGGAGTCCGGCCTGCTCGATCATCTGCTGCCGATCTTCCGCGACAAGACCGGCATCGATGTGAGGGTGATCGCGCGGCGCGCCGACGAGGTGCTGGACGGCGCGCGAAAGGGCGAGGCGGACGTCGTGCTGACGCATGCGCGGCCGCAGGAGGAAAAATTCGTCGCCGACGGTTTTGCCGTGAAGCGCTTCGACGTGATGTACAACGACTATGTGCTGATCGGGCCGAAGAGCGATCCCGCCGGCGTGAAGGGCAAGGACATCGCGACCGCGCTCAAGGCGATCGAGGCCAAGGGCGCGCCGTTCGTGACGCGCGGCGATCGCTCCGGCACCCACGCTGCAGAGCTCGCGCTCTGGATCGTCGCCGGCATCGACATCGCCGCCGCCAAGGGCGCCTGGTATCGCGAGGCCAAGCAGGGCATGGACGCGGCGCTCGAGGCTGCACGCACCGCGAACGCCTATGTGCTGTCGGACCGCGGCAGCTGGATCGGCTTCAGGGATCGCGGTGATCTCGATGTCGTCGTTGAAGGCGACAAGCGGCTGCTCAACCAATACGGCGTGATGCTGATGAACCCCGACAAGTTCCCGAACGTGAAGAAGGAGCTGGGGCAAACCTTCGTCGACTGGCTGATCTCGCCGGAGGGGCAGGCTGCGATCGCCGCCTACAAGGTCGACGGCCAGCAGCTGTTCTTTCCAAATGCGGACAAGACGGGCGGCTGA
- a CDS encoding molybdopterin-binding protein: MTQRLPSSLTPLDTALAALLRGVDPVAPVALPLSVALGCVAAGAPPMAAYPPHDIAAADGWALRANDLVGASAYAPLPLATAPVWVDAGDAMPQGCDCVLDADAVEVSGPLVQVLAEGVPGQGIRRAGADIAAGTTAGAEGYPVGPADLLLAGVAAVEGLSVRRPRLRIVNVPGATTTAHMIAGIARAAGLDVQTLEAAACDDASIADVLDASTCDLLLTVGGSGLGRRDAAVSALARRGEVLAHGLAVQPGRTAAVGRLGKVPVVALPGSPDHALAAWLALVLPLVDRLSARQPRRQMTLPLARKIASTVGIAEIALLAEEQHAWMPLAVGEWPLQAIARADAWLITPASHEGFAAATPVDAYLMQE, translated from the coding sequence ATGACCCAGCGCCTGCCGTCATCATTGACGCCGCTCGACACCGCACTCGCCGCGTTGCTGCGAGGCGTTGATCCGGTCGCGCCGGTCGCATTGCCGCTGTCCGTGGCCCTTGGCTGCGTCGCCGCGGGCGCGCCGCCGATGGCGGCCTATCCGCCTCATGACATCGCCGCCGCAGACGGCTGGGCGCTGCGCGCCAACGATCTCGTCGGCGCGTCCGCCTATGCGCCGCTGCCTCTGGCGACGGCCCCTGTCTGGGTCGATGCCGGCGATGCGATGCCGCAGGGATGCGACTGCGTGCTCGATGCCGACGCCGTGGAGGTATCGGGGCCGCTTGTGCAAGTGCTGGCGGAGGGCGTGCCGGGGCAGGGTATCCGGCGCGCCGGAGCCGACATTGCCGCCGGCACGACGGCCGGTGCGGAGGGATACCCGGTCGGTCCGGCCGACCTGTTGCTTGCGGGCGTCGCGGCGGTGGAGGGGCTGAGCGTGCGGCGACCGCGGCTGCGCATCGTCAACGTACCGGGCGCGACGACGACGGCGCATATGATCGCCGGCATCGCCCGTGCAGCTGGACTGGATGTGCAGACGCTTGAGGCCGCCGCATGCGATGACGCATCGATTGCCGATGTGCTCGATGCGTCCACTTGCGACCTGTTGTTGACGGTCGGCGGCAGCGGCCTCGGTCGCCGGGATGCTGCGGTGAGCGCATTGGCCCGGCGCGGCGAGGTGCTCGCCCATGGCCTTGCGGTTCAGCCCGGCCGCACCGCTGCGGTCGGGCGGCTTGGCAAGGTTCCCGTCGTTGCCTTGCCCGGCTCGCCCGATCATGCGCTTGCGGCCTGGCTGGCGCTGGTGCTTCCGCTCGTCGATCGTCTGTCGGCACGGCAGCCGCGCCGGCAAATGACTCTGCCGCTCGCGCGAAAGATCGCATCCACGGTGGGCATTGCCGAAATCGCGCTGCTGGCCGAGGAACAACATGCGTGGATGCCGCTTGCGGTGGGAGAGTGGCCGCTCCAGGCCATCGCCCGTGCGGATGCATGGCTGATCACTCCCGCCAGCCACGAGGGATTTGCGGCGGCTACGCCCGTCGATGCTTATCTGATGCAGGAGTGA
- a CDS encoding molybdopterin biosynthesis protein, which produces MGSGMSMIPQSQGRSALEQEQFLKILSREEALARFEAALFPRAIPSEPRKLAAALGAALAEDIAAPIDVPPFDRSNVDGFAVRSADLAAAGEGAPVRLSLNAETIHCGTAPRMQVGAGTATPIATGGPLPRGADAVVMVEHTQPAGPDAIDVRRAVSPGQFVSYAGSDIARGEALLRAGTLIGSREIGMLAACGIAEVTVARKPRVAVISTGDELVQPGEALAPAEIYDTNGAIVAAAIDENGGEAIFLGAIPDDEAKLESAMRRALEDADMLVLSGGTSKGAGDLSHRIIGRLGQPGIIAHGVALKPGKPLCLAVCDGKPVVILPGFPTSAMFTFHDMIVPVLRRMAGLPPRSDAKVSATVPVRIASELGRTEFVMVSLVEGKNSLIAYPSGKGSGAITSFAQADGFLRIDALADQMPAGTETEVTLFTPHVRVPDLVIVGSHCTGLDLVTAQLAHAGLTVRSIAVGSLGGLAAAKRGECDLAPIHLFDDKSETYNTPYLVEGLVLVPGWRRMQGIVFRKGDTRFEGLGAKDAVAAALTDAACIMVNRNQGAGTRILIDRLLGGARPEGYWNQPRSHNAVAAAVAQHRADWGMTIAPVAHAAGLGFIPLAEEHYDFALVTARKDRPAVQAFLDALGSDEARAALEHAGFRTA; this is translated from the coding sequence ATGGGTTCCGGCATGTCGATGATCCCGCAATCGCAAGGCCGCAGCGCGCTCGAACAGGAGCAGTTCCTCAAGATCCTCTCGCGCGAGGAGGCCTTGGCGCGCTTCGAGGCGGCGCTGTTCCCGCGCGCGATCCCGAGCGAGCCGCGCAAGCTCGCTGCTGCGCTCGGCGCAGCGCTTGCCGAGGACATCGCTGCGCCTATCGATGTGCCGCCGTTCGATCGTTCCAACGTCGATGGCTTTGCCGTCCGCTCGGCGGATCTCGCCGCCGCGGGTGAAGGCGCACCCGTTCGGCTCTCGTTGAACGCCGAGACCATTCACTGCGGCACCGCGCCGAGGATGCAGGTCGGCGCAGGCACCGCCACACCGATCGCCACCGGCGGCCCGCTGCCGCGCGGCGCCGATGCCGTCGTCATGGTCGAGCACACCCAGCCGGCCGGACCCGATGCGATCGACGTCCGCCGTGCCGTCTCGCCCGGGCAGTTCGTCTCCTACGCCGGCTCCGACATTGCGCGCGGCGAGGCGCTGCTGCGTGCGGGCACCCTCATCGGCTCGCGCGAGATCGGCATGCTGGCGGCCTGCGGGATCGCGGAGGTGACCGTGGCGCGCAAGCCGCGCGTCGCAGTCATCTCCACGGGCGACGAGCTGGTGCAGCCCGGCGAGGCGCTCGCCCCCGCAGAAATCTACGACACCAACGGCGCGATCGTCGCGGCTGCAATCGACGAGAACGGCGGCGAGGCGATCTTCCTCGGCGCCATTCCCGACGATGAGGCCAAGCTCGAATCCGCCATGCGGCGCGCGCTTGAAGACGCCGACATGCTGGTGCTCTCGGGCGGCACCTCGAAGGGCGCGGGCGATCTGTCCCATCGCATCATCGGCCGGCTCGGCCAGCCCGGCATCATCGCGCATGGCGTTGCGCTCAAGCCCGGCAAGCCGCTGTGCCTTGCGGTGTGCGACGGCAAGCCGGTGGTGATCCTGCCGGGCTTTCCGACCTCGGCGATGTTCACCTTCCACGACATGATCGTGCCGGTGCTGCGCAGGATGGCCGGGCTGCCGCCGCGCTCCGATGCCAAGGTCAGCGCGACCGTGCCGGTCCGTATCGCCTCCGAGCTCGGCCGAACCGAATTCGTCATGGTCTCGCTGGTTGAGGGCAAGAACAGCCTGATCGCCTATCCCTCCGGAAAGGGCTCTGGCGCGATCACGTCCTTCGCACAGGCCGACGGCTTCCTGCGCATCGACGCGCTCGCCGACCAGATGCCGGCGGGCACCGAGACCGAGGTGACACTGTTCACGCCGCATGTGCGGGTGCCAGATCTCGTCATTGTCGGCAGCCATTGCACCGGCCTTGATCTCGTCACCGCGCAGCTCGCGCATGCCGGCCTGACCGTGCGCTCGATCGCGGTCGGCAGCCTCGGCGGCCTTGCGGCGGCCAAGCGCGGCGAATGCGATCTCGCGCCGATCCATCTGTTCGACGACAAGAGCGAGACCTACAACACGCCCTATCTCGTCGAGGGCCTCGTGCTCGTCCCCGGCTGGCGGCGGATGCAGGGCATCGTCTTCCGCAAGGGCGACACGCGGTTCGAGGGCCTGGGCGCAAAGGATGCTGTCGCCGCCGCGCTCACTGACGCCGCCTGCATCATGGTCAACCGCAACCAGGGCGCCGGCACGCGCATCCTGATCGACCGGCTGCTCGGCGGTGCACGCCCGGAGGGCTATTGGAACCAGCCGCGTTCGCACAACGCCGTTGCCGCGGCCGTCGCGCAGCACCGCGCCGACTGGGGCATGACCATTGCGCCGGTCGCCCATGCGGCCGGCCTCGGTTTCATTCCGCTCGCGGAGGAGCATTATGATTTCGCGCTGGTGACGGCGCGCAAAGACCGTCCGGCGGTGCAGGCGTTTCTCGATGCGCTCGGCTCGGACGAGGCGCGCGCCGCACTGGAGCACGCGGGCTTCCGGACTGCGTAG
- a CDS encoding FAD-dependent monooxygenase — protein sequence MARPLSVAIVGAGMGGLATAAALRRVGVNVTVYEQASKFARIGAGIQIGCNAMKVLRALGLEARMRERSFYPRSWNNRDWKSGDIKFDMIFGESAEEKFGAPYLLAHRGDLHAALASVVPREVVRLSHKLAGLDDTGDGVRLTFADGTSAVADAVVGADGVSVRDILFDTAPARFTGRIAYRTTYPAALLGGEKIDDCTKWWGEDRHIVIYYVRPDRSEVYLVTSQPEPDFRIESWSAKGNVRDLRASFEGFHPQVGQVLAACPDVHKWAIMDREALDRWADGKVTLLGDACHLMTPYMAQGAAMAIEDAAVLSRCLAGVDRDGVADAFRRFEATRKGRTTRVQETSRANIWLKERTDTSWVYGYDAWSVPLAA from the coding sequence ATGGCAAGGCCGCTTTCGGTTGCGATCGTCGGTGCCGGCATGGGCGGGCTTGCGACCGCCGCGGCGCTGAGACGCGTCGGCGTCAACGTCACGGTCTACGAGCAGGCCTCCAAATTCGCCCGCATCGGCGCCGGCATCCAGATCGGCTGCAACGCCATGAAGGTGCTGCGCGCGCTCGGGCTCGAGGCGCGGATGCGCGAGCGCTCCTTCTATCCGCGGTCCTGGAACAATCGCGACTGGAAGAGCGGCGACATCAAGTTCGACATGATTTTTGGTGAGAGCGCGGAAGAGAAGTTCGGCGCGCCCTATCTGCTGGCTCATCGCGGCGATCTGCACGCGGCACTCGCGAGCGTGGTGCCGCGCGAAGTTGTGAGGCTGAGCCACAAGCTGGCCGGTCTGGATGACACTGGCGATGGCGTCCGGCTCACCTTTGCCGACGGCACCAGCGCCGTTGCCGATGCCGTGGTCGGCGCGGACGGCGTGTCGGTGCGCGACATCCTGTTCGACACCGCGCCGGCCAGGTTCACCGGCCGCATCGCCTATCGCACCACCTATCCCGCCGCTCTGCTCGGCGGGGAGAAGATCGACGACTGCACGAAGTGGTGGGGCGAGGACCGCCACATCGTGATCTACTACGTCAGGCCGGATCGTAGCGAAGTCTATCTCGTCACCAGCCAGCCCGAGCCGGATTTCCGCATCGAGTCATGGTCGGCGAAGGGCAACGTCCGCGATCTGCGTGCCTCCTTCGAAGGCTTCCATCCACAGGTCGGGCAGGTGCTCGCGGCGTGTCCCGACGTGCACAAATGGGCAATCATGGACCGCGAGGCGCTCGATCGCTGGGCCGACGGCAAGGTGACGCTGCTCGGCGATGCCTGCCATCTCATGACGCCCTATATGGCGCAGGGCGCGGCCATGGCGATCGAGGACGCGGCCGTTCTTTCACGCTGCCTCGCCGGTGTAGATCGCGACGGTGTTGCCGACGCATTCCGCCGCTTCGAGGCGACGCGGAAAGGGCGGACCACGCGGGTGCAGGAGACCTCGCGCGCCAACATCTGGCTGAAGGAAAGGACCGATACGAGCTGGGTCTACGGCTACGACGCCTGGTCGGTGCCGCTGGCCGCCTGA
- the mobA gene encoding molybdenum cofactor guanylyltransferase MobA, giving the protein MPATSVPPTVGVLLAGGLARRMGGGDKPMRTIGGRTILERVIARLKPQCSGLILNANGDPARFAAFGLQVVADDVPGFPGPLAGILAALDWTAANRPDVAWVLSAAGDCPFLPRDLVARLHEARSRENAQLAVAASGDQSHPVIGLWRVALRDELRHALVVEDLRKIDRWTARYPLATVTWPAEPLDPFFNANTVEDIAEAERLAALDDAL; this is encoded by the coding sequence ATTCCCGCCACGAGTGTTCCGCCGACCGTTGGCGTGCTGCTGGCCGGTGGCCTCGCGCGGCGCATGGGCGGCGGCGACAAGCCGATGCGCACCATCGGCGGCCGCACCATTCTGGAACGCGTGATCGCGCGCCTGAAACCTCAATGCAGCGGGCTGATCCTCAACGCGAACGGCGATCCCGCGCGTTTCGCAGCCTTTGGCCTGCAGGTCGTCGCCGACGACGTGCCCGGCTTTCCCGGACCGCTCGCCGGCATCCTCGCCGCGCTGGACTGGACCGCCGCGAACCGGCCTGACGTCGCATGGGTGCTCAGCGCCGCCGGCGACTGCCCGTTCCTGCCGCGCGATCTGGTCGCACGCCTGCACGAAGCTCGAAGCCGAGAGAACGCGCAGCTAGCAGTGGCGGCATCCGGCGACCAGTCGCATCCGGTGATCGGCTTGTGGCGTGTTGCCCTGCGCGACGAGCTGCGTCATGCACTGGTCGTCGAGGACCTCCGCAAGATCGATCGCTGGACCGCGCGATATCCGCTCGCGACGGTGACTTGGCCGGCCGAGCCGCTCGATCCGTTCTTCAACGCCAACACGGTCGAGGACATCGCCGAAGCCGAACGGCTGGCGGCGCTGGATGACGCGTTGTAG
- a CDS encoding formate dehydrogenase accessory sulfurtransferase FdhD, whose amino-acid sequence MMKIDKAPVPMIVPNPDDPRLTQSVTGTDQTGARVEIKVPMERPLTLYLNAQEIVTMMTIGDYPEYLALGYLLNQNMLKYNDVVTEVEYDDDLQVVVVRTEHHTNFEAKLKKRTQTSGCAQGTAFGDLLEAVESVALPKAELRTSWLYQMTQTINTMPSLYLEAGAIHGCVLCKEGTPLCYTEDVGRHNAVDKIAGWIYRHGVDPSDKILYTTGRLTSEMVIKTVRMGIPILVSRSGFTAWGVDLARQVGLTLVGRTRGKRFIALAGEERIVYDQNLAYVEEESAKHKRKGEGGDD is encoded by the coding sequence ATGATGAAGATCGACAAAGCCCCGGTGCCCATGATCGTCCCCAATCCGGACGACCCGCGCCTGACCCAGAGCGTGACCGGCACCGATCAGACCGGCGCCAGGGTCGAGATCAAGGTGCCGATGGAGCGGCCACTGACGCTCTACCTGAACGCCCAGGAGATCGTCACCATGATGACGATCGGCGACTATCCGGAATATCTGGCGCTCGGCTACCTGCTGAACCAGAACATGCTGAAATATAATGACGTGGTCACTGAGGTCGAATACGACGACGACCTCCAGGTGGTGGTGGTGCGCACCGAGCACCACACCAATTTCGAGGCCAAGCTGAAGAAGCGCACGCAGACCTCGGGCTGCGCGCAAGGTACCGCCTTCGGCGATCTGCTCGAAGCCGTTGAGAGCGTCGCGCTGCCGAAGGCCGAGCTGCGCACATCCTGGCTCTACCAGATGACGCAGACCATCAACACCATGCCCTCGCTGTACCTCGAGGCCGGCGCGATCCACGGCTGCGTGCTGTGCAAGGAAGGCACGCCGCTCTGCTACACCGAGGACGTCGGCCGGCACAACGCCGTCGACAAGATCGCCGGCTGGATATACCGCCACGGCGTCGACCCCTCCGACAAGATCCTCTACACCACCGGGCGGCTAACCTCGGAGATGGTGATCAAGACCGTGCGGATGGGCATTCCGATCCTGGTGTCGCGCTCCGGCTTCACCGCCTGGGGCGTCGATCTCGCAAGGCAAGTCGGGCTGACGCTGGTCGGACGGACGCGCGGAAAGCGCTTCATTGCGCTCGCGGGCGAGGAGCGCATCGTCTACGACCAGAACCTCGCTTACGTCGAGGAGGAATCGGCGAAGCACAAGCGCAAGGGTGAAGGTGGTGACGATTGA
- the mobB gene encoding molybdopterin-guanine dinucleotide biosynthesis protein B, producing the protein MKVIGLAGWSGAGKTTLLTRLIPNFNAQGLRVSVIKHAHHQFDVDVPGKDSWRHREAGAAEVLVASSNRWALMHELRGAAEPRLPELLSKLSAVDLVVVEGFKREPHRKIEVHRAANGKPLLFPDDPGIAGIATDTAIETRLPTVHLDDIPAVAALLLRAAMPVEEAVARSAATR; encoded by the coding sequence ATGAAAGTCATCGGCCTTGCAGGCTGGAGCGGTGCGGGAAAGACCACGCTGTTGACGCGGCTGATCCCGAATTTCAACGCGCAAGGCCTGCGCGTCTCCGTCATCAAGCATGCGCATCACCAGTTCGACGTCGACGTGCCCGGCAAGGATTCCTGGCGGCATCGCGAGGCGGGGGCGGCGGAGGTGCTGGTTGCCTCGTCAAACCGCTGGGCCTTGATGCATGAATTGCGGGGCGCGGCGGAGCCGCGGCTGCCGGAATTATTGAGCAAGCTCTCTGCGGTCGATCTCGTCGTGGTCGAGGGCTTCAAACGCGAGCCGCATCGCAAGATCGAGGTGCATCGCGCCGCCAATGGCAAGCCGCTGCTGTTTCCCGACGATCCCGGAATTGCCGGGATCGCGACCGACACCGCCATTGAAACCCGGCTGCCGACCGTCCATCTCGATGATATCCCCGCTGTGGCCGCGCTGCTGCTGCGTGCGGCGATGCCGGTCGAGGAAGCGGTGGCAAGAAGCGCCGCGACACGCTGA
- the glp gene encoding gephyrin-like molybdotransferase Glp, which translates to MAQLSDDCFAFGGPMMSVDEAVGLITARVNAIVDLETVALVDADGRVLARDIAAPLPLPPFTNSAVDGYAVRNADLPQAAEQAFPLDGRIQAGGLAQAPIKPGHTARIFTGAPMPPEAETVFMQEDVRIDDSGRIVLPPGLKPGANVRPAGEDIPKGQVALRGGQRLRPQHIALAAAFGLVRLDVVRRIRVAVFSTGDELASPGEPRATAQLFDSNRFMLMAMLRRLGCEVSDLGILRDERTSLASGLKEVAGAHDLILTTGGVSTGEEDHVKAAVESVGSLVLWRMAIKPGRPVAMGIIGGTPLIGLPGNPVASFVTFVHVVRPTVLALAGALPEPLLPIPVRAAFTYRKKEGRREYVRVFLRKGQDGTLEVTKFPREGAGLLSSLFETDGLVELGEAVTGVEPGQSVGFLPYAGLI; encoded by the coding sequence ATGGCGCAACTGTCGGACGATTGCTTTGCCTTCGGCGGACCGATGATGTCGGTCGACGAGGCCGTTGGCCTGATCACGGCGCGCGTCAACGCGATTGTCGATCTGGAAACCGTGGCGCTCGTCGATGCTGACGGGCGCGTGCTGGCGCGCGATATTGCAGCGCCCTTGCCGCTGCCGCCGTTCACCAACTCTGCGGTCGACGGTTATGCCGTGCGCAACGCGGACCTTCCGCAAGCTGCGGAGCAGGCATTCCCGCTCGACGGCCGCATCCAGGCCGGTGGTCTTGCGCAGGCACCGATCAAGCCCGGCCACACCGCGCGAATCTTCACGGGCGCGCCGATGCCGCCGGAGGCCGAAACCGTCTTCATGCAGGAGGATGTCCGCATCGACGATTCCGGCCGGATCGTGCTTCCGCCGGGGCTGAAGCCGGGCGCGAATGTCCGCCCCGCCGGCGAGGACATTCCGAAGGGACAGGTTGCGCTGCGCGGCGGCCAGCGCTTGCGGCCGCAGCATATCGCGCTTGCCGCGGCGTTCGGCCTTGTCAGGCTCGATGTGGTCAGGCGCATCCGTGTCGCGGTGTTCTCGACCGGCGACGAGCTGGCTTCGCCGGGCGAGCCGCGCGCGACCGCGCAGCTGTTCGATTCCAATCGCTTCATGCTGATGGCAATGCTGCGCCGGCTCGGTTGCGAGGTCAGCGATCTCGGCATTTTGCGCGACGAGCGAACGTCGCTTGCGAGCGGCCTGAAGGAGGTAGCAGGCGCGCATGATCTGATTCTCACCACCGGCGGCGTCTCGACCGGCGAGGAGGACCACGTCAAGGCGGCGGTCGAGAGCGTCGGCTCGCTCGTGCTGTGGCGGATGGCGATCAAGCCGGGCCGTCCGGTGGCGATGGGCATCATCGGCGGCACGCCGCTGATCGGCCTGCCCGGCAATCCCGTCGCGAGCTTCGTCACCTTCGTCCATGTGGTGCGGCCGACGGTGCTGGCGCTGGCGGGTGCCCTCCCGGAGCCGCTGCTGCCGATCCCGGTGCGGGCTGCGTTTACCTACAGGAAGAAGGAAGGCCGGCGCGAATATGTCCGCGTCTTCCTCCGCAAGGGGCAGGACGGTACGCTCGAGGTAACCAAGTTCCCGCGCGAGGGCGCCGGACTGCTGTCGTCGCTGTTCGAGACCGACGGCCTGGTCGAGCTCGGTGAAGCCGTCACGGGCGTCGAGCCCGGGCAGAGCGTCGGCTTCCTGCCCTACGCCGGCCTGATCTGA
- a CDS encoding sulfurtransferase TusA family protein, translating to MTRTTLDLTGLKCPLPALKTRKALKPLKAGDQLEVHCTDPLSVIDIPNLIRETGDKVEITERNEARIVFLVEKSDGP from the coding sequence ATGACCAGGACGACTCTCGATCTCACCGGGCTGAAATGCCCGCTACCGGCCCTCAAGACCCGCAAGGCGCTCAAGCCGCTCAAGGCAGGGGACCAGCTCGAGGTCCACTGCACCGATCCCCTCTCGGTGATCGACATCCCCAACCTGATCCGCGAGACCGGCGACAAGGTCGAGATCACCGAGCGCAACGAGGCGCGCATCGTGTTCCTGGTCGAAAAGAGCGACGGCCCGTAG
- a CDS encoding sigma-54 dependent transcriptional regulator, which produces MNLSTSKASAAAGSAAAREPAVKLGKTATGPEFSALAQASILIVDDEPGMRNFLSRTLAPRCKLVDEAADTDQASRKLDSNRYDVVILDNIMPGKNGVDWLAEQRAVGFFADAILITAYADLDTAIQALRAGAADFVLKPFRSNQILNAVARCLDRVRLQRENYVLRYALRASSDRTFLRDNLIGQSAPTLRVRETIARVARLPTSVLLTGESGTGKEVAARSIHSLSDRADKPFVPVNCAAIPPDMIEAELFGHIKGAFTGADSGREGLFLYAHGGTLFLDEIGELPLPMQSKLLRVLEDRRVRPVGSEREVPVDLRFIFATNAELQKEVEKGRFRADLFYRLNVMQIHLPLLKDRGDDVQELAAIFMSKLSTQLGMPPVPIDASVRAALASYDWPGNVRELRNLIERTLILGAFPDDFAGPRNDGQSAPADSLAELERRHILGVLKEVSGNREEAARRLGISRKTIDRKCALWDV; this is translated from the coding sequence ATGAATCTCTCAACATCGAAGGCAAGCGCAGCTGCAGGTTCCGCGGCGGCCCGCGAGCCTGCCGTCAAGCTCGGCAAGACGGCCACAGGTCCCGAGTTCAGCGCACTGGCGCAGGCCTCCATCCTGATCGTCGACGACGAGCCGGGCATGCGCAATTTCCTGTCGCGCACGCTTGCGCCGCGCTGCAAGCTGGTGGACGAGGCGGCCGACACGGATCAGGCCTCGCGCAAGCTCGATTCCAACCGCTACGACGTCGTCATTCTCGACAACATCATGCCGGGCAAGAATGGCGTCGATTGGCTCGCAGAGCAGCGCGCTGTCGGCTTTTTCGCCGACGCGATCCTGATCACCGCCTATGCCGACCTCGACACCGCGATCCAGGCCCTGCGCGCCGGCGCGGCCGATTTCGTGCTCAAGCCGTTCCGCTCCAACCAGATCCTCAACGCGGTGGCGCGATGCCTCGACCGTGTCCGCCTCCAGCGCGAGAACTATGTCCTGCGCTACGCCTTGCGCGCCTCGTCCGACCGCACCTTCCTGCGCGACAACCTGATCGGACAGTCGGCGCCGACGCTACGCGTGCGTGAGACCATCGCACGCGTTGCGCGCCTGCCGACCTCGGTTCTCCTGACCGGCGAATCCGGCACCGGCAAGGAAGTGGCAGCGCGCTCGATCCACTCGCTGTCCGACCGCGCCGACAAGCCCTTCGTGCCCGTGAATTGCGCAGCGATCCCGCCCGACATGATCGAGGCCGAGCTGTTCGGACACATCAAGGGCGCCTTTACCGGCGCCGATTCCGGGCGCGAAGGCCTGTTCCTGTATGCGCATGGCGGCACGCTGTTCCTCGACGAGATTGGCGAGCTGCCGCTGCCGATGCAGAGCAAGCTGCTCCGCGTGCTCGAGGACCGCCGCGTCCGTCCCGTCGGATCCGAGCGCGAGGTTCCGGTCGACTTGCGTTTCATCTTCGCAACCAATGCCGAGCTCCAGAAGGAGGTCGAGAAGGGCCGCTTTCGAGCCGATCTGTTCTACCGCCTCAACGTGATGCAGATCCACCTGCCGCTCCTGAAGGATCGCGGCGACGACGTGCAGGAGCTCGCCGCCATCTTCATGAGCAAGCTGTCGACGCAGCTCGGCATGCCACCGGTCCCGATCGACGCTTCGGTGCGCGCGGCGCTCGCAAGTTATGACTGGCCGGGCAATGTGCGCGAGCTGCGCAATTTGATCGAGCGCACGCTGATTCTCGGCGCTTTCCCCGACGACTTCGCCGGTCCCCGCAACGACGGCCAGTCCGCGCCTGCCGACAGTCTCGCGGAGCTCGAGCGCCGTCACATTCTCGGCGTGCTGAAAGAGGTCAGTGGCAATCGCGAGGAGGCGGCGCGGCGGCTCGGTATCTCGCGCAAGACCATCGACCGCAAATGCGCGTTGTGGGATGTCTGA